A genomic segment from Barrientosiimonas humi encodes:
- a CDS encoding 5-(carboxyamino)imidazole ribonucleotide synthase, translated as MTGTSQPRRAPGGFPVVGIIGGGQLARMAQPPAINLGITLSVLAEADDASAAQVVPSSPVGEHTDTERVREFARGVDVVTFDHEHVPAEVLAALESDGVVLHPSPAALAHAQDKLRMRRRLTDLGIPCPAWAAVHDAAELEAFAAEHGWPVVLKTPRGGYDGKGVRLVRSADEAADWLGRADADGLLAEEAVDFRRELAVLLARSPSGQAAVWPVVETVQTEGICTEVLAPAPGLDPDLAARLSEAGLRIAGELGVTGVLAVEVFETRAPDGQPTYVVNELAMRPHNSGHWTIDGSVTSQFEQHLRAVLDLPLGDPSPRDRWTVMANVLGGDFPDLYPAYRHLMARDPGLKIHLYGKDVRPGRKIGHVDVSGSDLPELRERAQHAADYLQGVVTE; from the coding sequence GTGACTGGCACCTCGCAACCCCGTCGGGCGCCCGGCGGATTCCCGGTCGTGGGCATCATCGGCGGGGGCCAGCTGGCCCGTATGGCGCAGCCTCCGGCCATCAATCTGGGCATCACGCTGTCGGTGCTGGCCGAGGCCGACGACGCCAGCGCCGCCCAGGTCGTGCCCTCCTCGCCGGTCGGCGAGCACACCGACACCGAGCGCGTGCGCGAGTTCGCCCGGGGCGTCGACGTCGTCACCTTCGACCACGAGCACGTGCCGGCCGAGGTGCTCGCCGCGCTGGAGTCCGACGGCGTCGTGCTGCACCCGTCGCCGGCCGCGCTCGCCCACGCGCAGGACAAGCTCCGCATGCGGCGCCGGCTCACCGACCTCGGCATCCCGTGCCCGGCCTGGGCCGCCGTGCACGACGCGGCCGAGCTCGAGGCGTTCGCGGCAGAGCACGGCTGGCCGGTCGTGCTGAAGACGCCGCGCGGCGGGTACGACGGCAAGGGCGTGCGCCTCGTCCGCTCGGCCGACGAGGCGGCCGACTGGCTCGGGCGTGCCGACGCCGACGGGCTGCTGGCCGAGGAGGCCGTCGACTTCCGCCGCGAGCTCGCCGTGCTGCTGGCGCGCAGCCCGTCGGGGCAGGCGGCCGTCTGGCCCGTCGTCGAGACCGTGCAGACCGAGGGCATCTGCACCGAGGTGCTCGCGCCCGCGCCGGGGCTCGACCCCGACCTCGCGGCCCGGCTCTCGGAGGCCGGACTGCGCATCGCGGGCGAGCTCGGCGTCACCGGTGTGCTGGCCGTCGAGGTGTTCGAGACGCGCGCACCCGACGGGCAGCCGACGTACGTCGTCAACGAGCTGGCCATGCGCCCGCACAACAGCGGTCACTGGACCATCGACGGGTCGGTCACCAGCCAGTTCGAGCAGCACCTGCGGGCGGTGCTCGACCTGCCGCTCGGCGACCCCTCGCCGCGCGACCGGTGGACCGTGATGGCCAACGTGCTCGGTGGCGACTTCCCCGACCTCTACCCGGCCTATCGTCATCTGATGGCGCGCGACCCGGGGCTGAAGATCCACCTCTACGGCAAGGACGTGCGGCCCGGTCGCAAGATCGGCCACGTCGACGTGAGCGGGTCCGACCTGCCCGAGCTGCGCGAGCGGGCGCAGCACGCCGCCGACTACCTCCAGGGAGTGGTCACCGAATGA
- a CDS encoding MarR family winged helix-turn-helix transcriptional regulator, with product MPPREPDASSDPSATATTSIDPLSLEAQVCFGLALAARGVIGAYRPVLEPLGLTHPQYLVMLALWERGSVSNKELADLLGLDPGTATPLVQRLVRAGLVEKHRPHDERSVVIELTPEGRALRERAEHVPHVMVRRLGLEMAEVEQLRASMHRLITAAAQAGPPTEEELAALAGRAGGRRAAG from the coding sequence ATGCCTCCCCGTGAACCGGACGCATCGTCCGACCCGAGTGCCACCGCCACGACGTCGATCGATCCGTTGTCGCTGGAGGCCCAGGTCTGCTTCGGTCTGGCCCTGGCCGCCCGAGGTGTCATCGGCGCCTACCGCCCCGTCCTGGAGCCGCTCGGCCTCACCCACCCGCAGTACCTCGTGATGCTCGCGCTCTGGGAGCGCGGCTCGGTGTCCAACAAGGAGCTCGCCGACCTGCTCGGGCTCGACCCCGGCACGGCGACACCGCTCGTGCAGCGGCTGGTCAGGGCCGGCCTGGTCGAGAAGCACCGGCCGCACGACGAGCGCTCCGTCGTCATCGAGCTGACCCCCGAGGGCCGGGCGCTGCGCGAGCGTGCCGAGCACGTGCCGCACGTCATGGTGCGCCGCCTCGGGCTCGAGATGGCCGAGGTCGAGCAGCTGCGCGCCTCGATGCACCGGCTGATCACCGCCGCGGCGCAGGCCGGGCCGCCCACCGAGGAGGAGCTGGCCGCGCTCGCGGGCCGCGCCGGAGGCCGACGAGCCGCTGGGTAG
- a CDS encoding acyl-CoA dehydrogenase family protein, producing MTGNTDFDLFQISEDHEALREAVRSVAEDKIAPFAADVDEQSRFPQEALDALVAADFQAPHIAEEYDGVGADALATCLVIEEVARVCVSSSLIPAVNKLGTMPVILGASEEVKSKYLPPVARGEAMFSYGLSEREAGSDTAAMRCRAKAEGDEFVLNGQKSWITNAGESQFYTVMAVTDPDGDRGRNITAFVVEKDDEGFGFGEPERKLGIKGSPTRELHFDNCRIPADRMVGDLGEGLKIALRTLDHTRVTIGAQAVGVAQGALDYATAYVKERKQFGKAIAEFQGLQFMLADMAMKLEAARQMVYVAASKSERGDADLTFFGAAAKCYASDVAMEITTDAVQLLGGAGYVKDHPVERMMRDAKITQIYEGTNQIQRMVMARQVLKG from the coding sequence GTGACCGGAAACACAGACTTCGACCTGTTCCAGATCTCCGAGGATCACGAGGCGCTGCGCGAGGCCGTGCGCTCGGTCGCCGAGGACAAGATCGCGCCCTTCGCCGCCGACGTCGACGAGCAGAGCCGCTTCCCGCAGGAGGCCCTCGACGCGCTGGTGGCCGCCGACTTCCAGGCGCCGCACATCGCGGAGGAGTACGACGGGGTCGGCGCCGACGCGCTCGCCACCTGCCTGGTGATCGAGGAGGTCGCCCGGGTCTGCGTGTCGTCCTCGCTCATCCCGGCGGTCAACAAGCTCGGCACCATGCCGGTGATCCTCGGCGCGTCCGAGGAGGTCAAGAGCAAGTACCTCCCGCCGGTTGCGCGCGGCGAGGCGATGTTCAGCTACGGCCTGTCCGAGCGCGAGGCCGGCTCCGACACCGCGGCCATGCGCTGCCGTGCCAAGGCCGAGGGCGACGAGTTCGTGCTCAACGGGCAGAAGTCGTGGATCACCAACGCGGGCGAGTCGCAGTTCTACACCGTGATGGCGGTCACCGACCCCGACGGCGACCGCGGCCGCAACATCACCGCGTTCGTGGTCGAGAAGGACGACGAGGGGTTCGGCTTCGGCGAGCCCGAGCGCAAGCTCGGCATCAAGGGCAGCCCCACCCGCGAGCTGCACTTCGACAACTGCCGCATCCCCGCCGACCGGATGGTCGGCGACCTCGGCGAGGGTCTCAAGATCGCGCTGCGCACCCTCGACCACACCAGGGTGACCATCGGTGCCCAGGCCGTGGGGGTGGCGCAGGGCGCGCTCGACTACGCGACGGCGTACGTCAAGGAGCGCAAGCAGTTCGGCAAGGCGATCGCCGAGTTCCAGGGGCTGCAGTTCATGCTCGCCGACATGGCCATGAAGCTCGAGGCCGCGCGGCAGATGGTCTACGTCGCCGCCAGCAAGTCCGAGCGCGGCGACGCCGACCTGACCTTCTTCGGGGCCGCGGCCAAGTGCTACGCCTCCGACGTCGCGATGGAGATCACCACCGACGCGGTGCAGCTGCTCGGCGGCGCCGGCTACGTCAAGGACCACCCGGTCGAGCGGATGATGCGCGACGCCAAGATCACCCAGATCTACGAGGGCACCAACCAGATCCAGCGGATGGTCATGGCCCGCCAGGTCCTGAAGGGCTGA
- a CDS encoding sensor histidine kinase encodes MPLRDRLLRSTLTTVAVVVAVIVLPSAAFGAWHVLIDARAGGGPGVVALGGGLVIALGLLGGGVGAWLARRDAERLARPMAALAGQAEALGRRPGASPVTSGVAEIDSVSEVLRQRAVELTQRLAHERQFASDASHQLRTPLTALLIRLEEISMLDDPVEMRAEATSCIEQVERLTRVVDDLLRRTPAGAGGNTDETSLDSVLAALQREWQPAFSRARRSIKIAGERGLRLRVRRDDLAQIISTLLENTLEHGSGLVEVEARRTGPSVVLEMTDEGAGIDPGIAPHVFERRVTTGGTGLGLALARDLAQSNGGRLELLEAQPARFALFLSAADGEAEGSLPA; translated from the coding sequence ATGCCGCTGCGCGACCGGCTGCTGCGCTCGACGCTCACCACGGTCGCGGTCGTGGTCGCGGTGATCGTGCTGCCGTCCGCGGCGTTCGGGGCGTGGCACGTGCTGATCGACGCCCGCGCCGGCGGCGGCCCGGGCGTGGTGGCGCTCGGCGGCGGGCTCGTGATCGCGCTCGGCCTGCTGGGCGGCGGCGTCGGGGCCTGGCTCGCCCGGCGCGACGCCGAGCGGCTGGCCCGCCCGATGGCGGCGCTCGCCGGCCAGGCCGAGGCGCTGGGGCGACGGCCCGGCGCGTCCCCGGTCACCAGCGGCGTCGCCGAGATCGACTCCGTCTCGGAGGTGCTGCGGCAACGGGCGGTCGAGCTCACCCAGCGGCTCGCGCACGAGCGGCAGTTCGCCTCCGACGCCTCCCACCAGCTGCGCACCCCGCTCACCGCGCTGCTCATCCGGCTCGAGGAGATCTCGATGCTCGACGACCCGGTCGAGATGCGCGCCGAGGCCACGAGCTGCATCGAGCAGGTCGAGCGCCTGACCAGGGTGGTCGACGACCTGCTCCGGCGCACGCCCGCCGGCGCCGGGGGGAACACGGACGAGACCTCGCTGGACTCGGTGCTCGCGGCGCTGCAGCGGGAGTGGCAGCCGGCGTTCTCGCGGGCGCGGCGCAGCATCAAGATCGCGGGGGAGCGGGGGCTGCGGCTGCGGGTGCGCCGCGACGACCTGGCCCAGATCATCTCCACGCTGCTGGAGAACACCCTCGAGCACGGCAGCGGGCTGGTCGAGGTCGAGGCCCGGCGCACCGGCCCGTCGGTGGTGCTGGAGATGACCGACGAGGGCGCCGGCATCGACCCCGGCATCGCGCCGCACGTCTTCGAGCGCCGGGTCACGACCGGCGGCACGGGGCTCGGGCTGGCGCTGGCGCGCGACCTGGCGCAGTCCAACGGCGGGCGGCTGGAGCTGCTCGAGGCTCAGCCGGCGCGGTTCGCGCTGTTCCTCTCGGCGGCCGACGGGGAGGCCGAGGGCTCGCTGCCGGCGTGA
- a CDS encoding LLM class F420-dependent oxidoreductase, whose protein sequence is MRFGAFVPQGWRMDLVGIDPADQWRVMRDLAQRFDAQEAWESIWVYDHFHTTPQPTEEATHEAWTLMAAFAAATDRVRLGQMCTCMSYREPAYLAKVAATVDAISGGRVEMGIGAGWYEHEWRAYGYGFPGAGERLARLREGVEIFRQMWTTGSATLDGKHYQVDGARCWPRPLQGTALPGSTRNGIPMWVAGGGERKTLRIAAEYADYTNFLGDLETFRHKSQVLAEHCRDIGRDVEEIVRSGNLNIHLGRDEREVNERIRAVQERFRAAGVSQDKVDAVAQQRDDLGAGTPEQVVEQLRALEQAGMTYAIVNFPEAAYDTSGIELFEREVVPALRS, encoded by the coding sequence ATGCGATTCGGAGCCTTCGTTCCCCAGGGTTGGCGGATGGACCTCGTCGGCATCGACCCGGCCGACCAGTGGCGCGTGATGCGCGACCTGGCCCAGCGGTTCGACGCCCAGGAGGCCTGGGAGTCCATCTGGGTCTACGACCACTTCCACACCACGCCGCAGCCGACCGAGGAGGCGACGCACGAGGCGTGGACCCTGATGGCCGCGTTCGCCGCGGCGACCGACCGGGTGCGGCTCGGTCAGATGTGCACCTGCATGAGCTACCGCGAGCCGGCCTACCTCGCCAAGGTGGCGGCGACCGTCGACGCGATCTCCGGCGGCCGGGTCGAGATGGGCATCGGCGCCGGGTGGTACGAGCACGAGTGGCGGGCGTACGGCTACGGCTTCCCCGGTGCGGGGGAGCGGCTCGCGCGGCTGCGCGAGGGCGTGGAGATCTTCCGGCAGATGTGGACGACCGGCTCGGCGACGCTCGACGGCAAGCACTACCAGGTCGACGGGGCGCGGTGCTGGCCGCGACCGCTGCAGGGCACGGCGCTGCCGGGCTCGACCCGCAACGGCATCCCGATGTGGGTCGCCGGCGGCGGTGAGCGCAAGACGCTGCGCATCGCGGCGGAGTACGCCGACTACACCAACTTCCTCGGCGACCTGGAGACCTTCCGGCACAAGAGCCAGGTGCTGGCCGAGCACTGCCGCGACATCGGGCGCGACGTCGAGGAGATCGTGCGCAGCGGGAACCTCAACATCCACCTCGGCCGCGACGAGCGCGAGGTGAACGAGCGCATCCGCGCGGTGCAGGAGCGCTTCCGCGCGGCCGGGGTGTCGCAGGACAAGGTCGACGCGGTCGCCCAGCAGCGCGACGACCTCGGCGCGGGCACGCCCGAGCAGGTCGTCGAGCAGCTGCGCGCCCTGGAGCAGGCGGGAATGACGTACGCCATCGTCAACTTCCCCGAGGCCGCGTACGACACCAGCGGCATCGAGCTGTTCGAGCGCGAGGTCGTGCCGGCGCTGCGGTCGTAG
- a CDS encoding response regulator transcription factor: MTRVLLAEDDPAISEPLARALRREGYDVDVCPDGEAALAAAKENPDLVLLDLGLPTIDGLEVCRRLRAEGRTVPVLILTARAEEVDTVVGLDAGADDYVTKPFRLAELLARVRALLRRSPLELAGEHPAVRIDADARRAFFGDEELQLTAKEFDLLRVLVREQGKVVSREQLMREVWDTAWYGSTKTLDMHVSVLRRKLGDDASAPRFITTVRGVGFRFDPEAGG, encoded by the coding sequence ATGACGCGAGTCCTGCTCGCGGAGGACGACCCCGCGATCTCCGAACCCCTCGCGCGCGCCCTGCGCCGCGAGGGATACGACGTCGACGTCTGTCCCGACGGCGAGGCCGCGCTGGCCGCCGCGAAGGAGAACCCCGACCTGGTGCTGCTCGACCTCGGGCTGCCGACCATCGACGGCCTCGAGGTCTGCCGCCGGCTGCGCGCCGAGGGGCGCACCGTGCCCGTGCTGATCCTCACCGCCCGTGCCGAGGAGGTCGACACCGTCGTGGGTCTCGACGCCGGCGCGGACGACTACGTCACGAAGCCGTTCCGGCTCGCCGAGCTGCTCGCCCGGGTGCGCGCGCTGCTGCGCCGCTCGCCGCTGGAGCTCGCCGGCGAGCACCCGGCCGTGCGCATCGACGCCGACGCCCGGCGCGCGTTCTTCGGCGACGAGGAGCTGCAGCTGACGGCCAAGGAGTTCGACCTGCTGCGGGTGCTGGTGCGCGAGCAGGGCAAGGTCGTCTCGCGCGAGCAGCTGATGCGCGAGGTCTGGGACACCGCCTGGTACGGCTCGACCAAGACCCTCGACATGCACGTGTCGGTGCTGCGCCGCAAGCTCGGTGACGACGCGTCCGCGCCGCGGTTCATCACCACGGTCCGCGGGGTCGGCTTCCGGTTCGACCCCGAGGCGGGCGGCTAG
- a CDS encoding enoyl-CoA hydratase/isomerase family protein yields MTEQLVRVERHGDGGHVAELVLDRPSAMNAVSTAMAEAIAAATGELGSDPQVRCVVLTSSHDRAFCVGADLKERNALSDAEMVRQRPVSRSAYGGVLALPVPAIAAVDGFALGGGFELALSCDVIVAGEEALVGLPEVSVGVIPGGGGTQLLGRRVGWSRAARMIFSAAKLKAPEAYALGAVDQVVPAGSARETALELAGAIAANSPVGLRNAKKAMRLGLDVDLQTGLEVEDACWRATAFSGDRAEGVLAFNEKRAPRWPGQ; encoded by the coding sequence ATGACCGAGCAGCTGGTCCGCGTCGAGCGGCACGGCGACGGCGGCCACGTCGCCGAGCTGGTGCTCGACCGGCCGTCGGCGATGAACGCCGTGTCGACCGCGATGGCCGAGGCGATCGCGGCCGCCACCGGTGAGCTGGGCTCGGACCCGCAGGTGCGCTGCGTGGTGCTCACCTCCTCCCACGACCGGGCGTTCTGCGTCGGCGCCGACCTCAAGGAGCGCAACGCCCTGTCCGACGCCGAGATGGTGCGCCAGCGGCCGGTGTCGCGGTCGGCGTACGGCGGGGTGCTGGCCCTGCCGGTGCCGGCGATCGCCGCGGTCGACGGGTTCGCCCTCGGTGGCGGCTTCGAGCTGGCGCTGTCCTGCGACGTCATCGTCGCCGGCGAGGAGGCGCTGGTCGGGCTGCCCGAGGTGTCGGTCGGGGTGATCCCCGGCGGCGGCGGCACCCAGCTGCTCGGCCGTCGCGTCGGCTGGTCGCGCGCCGCGCGGATGATCTTCTCCGCGGCCAAGCTCAAGGCGCCCGAGGCGTACGCCCTCGGCGCCGTGGACCAGGTCGTGCCGGCCGGGTCCGCCCGCGAGACCGCCCTGGAGCTGGCCGGCGCGATCGCGGCGAACTCACCGGTCGGGCTGCGCAACGCCAAGAAGGCGATGCGGCTCGGGCTCGACGTCGACCTGCAGACCGGGCTCGAGGTCGAGGACGCCTGCTGGCGCGCGACCGCGTTCTCCGGCGACCGCGCCGAGGGCGTGCTGGCGTTCAACGAGAAGCGCGCACCGCGCTGGCCGGGCCAGTGA
- a CDS encoding SRPBCC family protein: protein MTQLAETRRTLSYADDQQVLTLSRTYPTDVDDLWNACTDAERIPRWFLPISGDLRPGGSYELAGNAHGTIESCDPPREFTATWEYAEQVSRIRVTVTPDGDRARFTLEHTAGTDDDHWRQFGPAAVGIGWDGMLHGLGLHVESGEPVDPRFAAEWMSSEEGKAFYRESGARWLEADLAAGTPADDAERRCAATVQAYTGG from the coding sequence ATGACCCAGCTCGCCGAGACCCGCCGCACGCTGTCGTACGCCGACGACCAGCAGGTGCTCACGCTCAGCCGCACCTACCCCACCGACGTCGATGACCTGTGGAACGCCTGCACCGACGCCGAGCGGATCCCGCGGTGGTTCCTGCCGATCAGCGGCGACCTGCGGCCGGGTGGCAGCTACGAGCTCGCCGGCAACGCCCACGGCACGATCGAGAGCTGCGACCCGCCGCGGGAGTTCACCGCGACCTGGGAGTACGCCGAGCAGGTGAGCCGCATCCGGGTCACCGTCACCCCCGACGGCGACCGCGCCCGGTTCACGCTCGAGCACACCGCCGGCACCGACGACGACCACTGGCGCCAGTTCGGGCCGGCGGCTGTCGGGATCGGCTGGGACGGCATGCTGCACGGGCTCGGCCTGCACGTCGAGAGCGGCGAGCCGGTCGACCCTCGGTTCGCCGCCGAGTGGATGTCCTCGGAGGAGGGCAAGGCGTTCTACCGCGAGAGCGGGGCGCGCTGGCTCGAGGCCGACCTCGCCGCGGGCACGCCCGCCGACGACGCCGAACGCCGTTGCGCCGCAACGGTTCAGGCCTACACCGGCGGCTGA
- the purE gene encoding 5-(carboxyamino)imidazole ribonucleotide mutase, protein MTNDTNASRAPQVGVVMGSDSDWPVMQQAADVLRDFGIEFEADVVSAHRMPHEMVDYGTRAAERGLRVIIAGAGGAAHLPGMLASVTTLPVIGVPVPLKHLEGMDSLLSIVQMPAGVPVATVSIGGARNAGLLAVRMLAAGEGEQAVELREALATFADDLKTAAHAKGESLRKQVAEQQD, encoded by the coding sequence ATGACCAACGACACCAACGCTTCTCGCGCTCCGCAGGTCGGGGTCGTCATGGGCAGCGACTCCGACTGGCCGGTCATGCAGCAGGCCGCCGACGTGCTGCGCGACTTCGGCATCGAGTTCGAGGCCGACGTCGTCTCGGCGCACCGGATGCCGCACGAGATGGTCGACTACGGCACCCGCGCCGCCGAGCGCGGGCTGCGGGTGATCATCGCCGGGGCCGGGGGAGCGGCGCACCTGCCGGGCATGCTCGCCTCGGTCACGACGCTCCCGGTCATCGGTGTCCCGGTGCCGCTCAAGCACCTCGAGGGCATGGACTCGCTGCTGTCGATCGTGCAGATGCCCGCCGGGGTGCCCGTCGCGACGGTGTCGATCGGCGGGGCGCGCAACGCGGGGCTCCTCGCGGTGCGGATGCTCGCGGCCGGCGAGGGGGAGCAGGCGGTCGAGCTGCGCGAGGCGCTCGCGACGTTCGCGGACGACCTCAAGACCGCCGCCCACGCCAAGGGTGAGTCGCTGCGCAAGCAGGTCGCGGAGCAGCAGGACTGA
- a CDS encoding LCP family protein, with amino-acid sequence MPQDDQPGHRLPRRRPTDSDDTEVFVVDTRRGRRPQGGTPEAGPDDTAQAIPQRPAPGQGGPGRPGGEPTRAVPGQGRPQGRGQGRPTQGRPAQGAQPTRAVPGQGRPAQGAQGVQSTRAVPSQGRPPQGAQPTRAVPNRAPGASAAGAAGAAGAAAAGSAAASGGGRRTPAYVQGQGRRPVDDGTFDEGYGPDRTREIPAAPPRGSGAPPRGRRGGQAPPRGRRGGQAPPPRPPQGPPTPREGRPPRAARPRRRWRRWLAALLVVVMLWVGALVWAASSAWNTVTKIDAIPTDNRPAEGKGTNIVLVGSDSREGLTAEQRDTLGTGRAEGRRTDSIMLLHIPDSGNPTLVSLPRDSYVEIPGRGRNKINASYSIGGPKLLNQTVEAATGLRVDGYMEIGFGGFASVVDSVGGVEMCLDKPMKDVKAAIDLPAGCQTLDGKNALGYVRARYSDPLGDLGRAQRQREFLGALMNKMATPANLLNPVKLRSMGTSGAQGVAVDNDMSPYGALKIMLALRKISNGSGQSVQVPVADSNYQTRSGDAVLWDAARSQALFGALNNDESPNVAP; translated from the coding sequence GTGCCCCAGGACGACCAGCCCGGACACCGGCTCCCGCGCCGGCGCCCCACCGACTCCGACGACACCGAGGTGTTCGTCGTCGACACCCGTCGGGGACGGCGCCCGCAGGGCGGCACCCCGGAAGCCGGTCCCGACGACACCGCCCAGGCCATCCCGCAGCGACCCGCGCCCGGTCAGGGTGGCCCCGGTCGACCCGGCGGCGAGCCGACCCGGGCGGTGCCGGGGCAGGGACGTCCGCAGGGACGCGGCCAGGGCCGTCCGACCCAGGGTCGTCCGGCGCAGGGCGCCCAGCCCACCCGGGCCGTGCCCGGCCAGGGCCGGCCGGCGCAGGGCGCTCAGGGTGTCCAGTCGACACGCGCCGTGCCCTCGCAGGGGCGCCCTCCGCAGGGCGCCCAGCCCACCCGGGCGGTCCCGAACCGGGCCCCCGGCGCGTCGGCCGCAGGTGCAGCCGGCGCGGCAGGCGCCGCAGCCGCGGGCTCGGCAGCGGCGAGCGGCGGCGGGCGCCGAACCCCGGCGTACGTCCAGGGCCAGGGCCGCAGGCCCGTCGACGACGGCACGTTCGACGAGGGCTACGGCCCCGACCGCACCCGCGAGATCCCGGCGGCGCCGCCGCGCGGCTCCGGCGCTCCCCCGCGCGGACGCCGCGGCGGCCAGGCTCCCCCGCGCGGACGCCGCGGCGGCCAGGCTCCCCCGCCCCGTCCGCCGCAGGGGCCGCCGACCCCGCGCGAGGGTCGTCCGCCGCGCGCGGCGCGCCCCCGTCGCCGCTGGCGGCGCTGGCTCGCGGCGCTGCTCGTCGTCGTCATGCTGTGGGTCGGCGCCCTCGTTTGGGCCGCCAGCAGCGCCTGGAACACGGTGACCAAGATCGACGCGATCCCGACCGACAACCGCCCGGCCGAGGGCAAGGGCACCAACATCGTGCTCGTCGGGTCCGACTCCCGCGAGGGGCTGACCGCCGAGCAGCGCGACACGCTCGGCACCGGTCGCGCGGAGGGGCGGCGCACCGACTCGATCATGCTGCTGCACATCCCCGACAGCGGGAACCCGACCCTGGTCTCCCTCCCCCGCGACTCCTACGTCGAGATCCCGGGCCGCGGCCGCAACAAGATCAACGCGTCCTACTCCATCGGCGGCCCGAAGCTGCTCAACCAGACGGTCGAGGCGGCCACGGGCCTGCGCGTCGACGGATACATGGAGATCGGTTTCGGCGGGTTCGCCTCGGTCGTCGACAGCGTCGGCGGGGTCGAGATGTGCCTCGACAAGCCGATGAAGGACGTGAAGGCCGCGATCGACCTGCCCGCCGGCTGCCAGACCCTCGACGGCAAGAACGCGCTGGGGTACGTCCGCGCCCGCTACTCCGACCCGCTGGGCGACCTCGGTCGCGCGCAGCGGCAGCGGGAGTTCCTCGGCGCGCTGATGAACAAGATGGCGACGCCGGCCAACCTGCTCAACCCGGTCAAGCTGCGCTCGATGGGCACCTCCGGCGCGCAGGGCGTCGCGGTCGACAACGACATGTCGCCGTACGGCGCGCTGAAGATCATGCTGGCGCTGCGCAAGATCAGCAACGGCAGCGGCCAGTCGGTGCAGGTGCCCGTCGCCGACAGCAACTACCAGACCCGCAGCGGCGACGCCGTGCTGTGGGACGCCGCCCGGTCGCAGGCGCTGTTCGGCGCGCTCAACAACGACGAGTCACCCAACGTCGCGCCGTAA
- a CDS encoding GtrA family protein, with amino-acid sequence MAPTEGGNGVLERLRGTMNVLWREVAKFGIVGAVCFLIDFGGFNLLVNGPLEDKVTTAKIVSGAVATVFAWVGNRWWTFRHRHNRPVAHEVTLFFLVNAIALAIGAVWLAFTHYALGMDSPLAVNVNALLGIGLGTLFRFWAYRQLVFANEHPGDPGDETPFGGEPQHPHAGSEPSASPSAAERNSANRAG; translated from the coding sequence GTGGCACCGACCGAGGGAGGGAACGGCGTGCTCGAACGCCTGCGCGGCACGATGAACGTGCTGTGGCGCGAGGTCGCCAAGTTCGGCATCGTCGGTGCCGTCTGCTTCCTCATCGACTTCGGCGGGTTCAACCTGCTGGTCAACGGTCCCCTCGAGGACAAGGTCACCACCGCCAAGATCGTCAGCGGCGCGGTCGCGACCGTCTTCGCGTGGGTCGGCAACCGCTGGTGGACCTTCCGGCACCGGCACAACCGGCCGGTCGCCCACGAGGTGACGCTGTTCTTCCTGGTCAACGCCATCGCCCTCGCGATCGGCGCGGTCTGGCTGGCGTTCACCCACTACGCCCTGGGCATGGACTCCCCGCTCGCGGTCAACGTCAACGCGCTGCTCGGCATCGGCCTCGGCACGCTGTTCCGCTTCTGGGCCTACCGCCAGCTGGTGTTCGCCAACGAGCACCCCGGCGACCCGGGCGACGAGACGCCGTTCGGCGGCGAGCCGCAGCACCCTCACGCCGGCAGCGAGCCCTCGGCCTCCCCGTCGGCCGCCGAGAGGAACAGCGCGAACCGCGCCGGCTGA